Genomic segment of Prochlorococcus marinus CUG1417:
ATTCCACAATTTCCACAAAAACTACTACTACTAAAATTATTTTATTTATTTATTTTTATATTAGAAAAAGAAAAAAAATAATTTATTGAATTTAATTTACGAAAAAAGTATATTGTGTGTAAAAAGTCCCAAAATCCAATGGAGATTATTTGTAATCAAAATGAGTTAAATAATGCTATACAACTAGTAAGTAAAGCAGTTGCTTCGCGTCCAACTCATCCAATTCTTGCAAATATCCTTTTAACAGCTGATGAAGGAACGAATAAAATTAGTTTAACTGGATTTGACCTTAACCTCGGAATTCAAACTTCTTTTGATGGAACTGTTAAAAATAGTGGTGCTATTACGATCCCTTCAAAACTTTTATCTGAAATAGTTAACAAATTACCTAATGAAACTCCTGTATCTTTGGAAGTAGATGAGAGTTCAGACAATATTTTAATAAAAAGTGATAGAGGTTCTTTTAATCTTAAAGGGATCCCCTCTGATGATTATCCTAATTTGCCATTTGTTGAAAGTGGTACTTCTTTAAATATTGACCCTAGTTCTTTTCTAAAAGCTTTAAAACATACAGTTTTTGCTAGTAGTAATGATGATTCAAAGCAATTACTTACAGGGGTTAATTTTACTTTTAAACAAAATTACTTGGAGTCAGCATCCACAGATGGCCATAGACTGGCAGTTGCTTTAATTGGCAATGAAGATTACCTAGATAATAAAGATAAATCATCTTCCAATATAGATGATTTATCAGTAACTATTCCAACAAGATCATTAAGAGAAATTGAAAAACTGGTATCTTTAAGAAGCTCAGAAAATCCAATAAAGCTCTTCTATGATAAAGGTCAAGTAGTTTTTATTTCATCAAATCAGATAATCACAACAAGAACTCTTGAAGGTAGTTACCCTAATTATTCACAATTAATTCCCGATAATTTTTCTAAGATTTTTAATTTTAATACTAAAAAATTAATTGAAGCATTAGAAAGAATTGCTGTTTTAGCCGATCAGCAGAGTAGCGTTGTTAAGATTAAATTGGATAATACAGATTTAGCTTCAATCAGTGCTGATGCACAAGAGATAGGAAACGCAAATGAATCAATCCCTGTTTCTAATTCTGATGAAAATTTTGATATCGCATTTAACGTTAGATATCTATTAGAAGGTTTAAAAGTTATTTCCTCTGAAAATGTACTTTTAAAGTGTAA
This window contains:
- the dnaN gene encoding DNA polymerase III subunit beta — its product is MEIICNQNELNNAIQLVSKAVASRPTHPILANILLTADEGTNKISLTGFDLNLGIQTSFDGTVKNSGAITIPSKLLSEIVNKLPNETPVSLEVDESSDNILIKSDRGSFNLKGIPSDDYPNLPFVESGTSLNIDPSSFLKALKHTVFASSNDDSKQLLTGVNFTFKQNYLESASTDGHRLAVALIGNEDYLDNKDKSSSNIDDLSVTIPTRSLREIEKLVSLRSSENPIKLFYDKGQVVFISSNQIITTRTLEGSYPNYSQLIPDNFSKIFNFNTKKLIEALERIAVLADQQSSVVKIKLDNTDLASISADAQEIGNANESIPVSNSDENFDIAFNVRYLLEGLKVISSENVLLKCNLATTPAVFVPEDNLNSFTYLVMPVQVRS